In Nitrospira sp., a single window of DNA contains:
- a CDS encoding heavy metal-responsive transcriptional regulator has protein sequence MTIGCTIGQLAKAVGVNVQTVRYYERRRLLGPSARRPSGYRIYGEEEERRLRFIKNAQALGFTLQEIAELLNLRVSVRARCGDVQRKAEAKLHGVEAKLADLQTLARALRGLIRTCQAGQPIDRCQILHHIEKAQPASHQSQKRRTS, from the coding sequence ATGACAATTGGGTGCACCATCGGGCAACTCGCAAAAGCGGTCGGGGTCAATGTCCAGACCGTGCGGTACTACGAACGGCGCAGGCTGCTCGGTCCGTCTGCGCGCCGACCGTCGGGATACCGGATCTATGGCGAAGAGGAGGAACGACGGCTTCGGTTTATCAAGAACGCCCAAGCGCTGGGCTTCACGCTGCAAGAAATCGCCGAACTGTTGAATCTTCGTGTGAGTGTGCGGGCGCGTTGTGGCGACGTGCAGCGGAAGGCAGAAGCTAAATTACATGGCGTGGAAGCGAAGCTGGCAGACCTTCAGACGTTGGCCCGCGCGCTGCGCGGATTGATCCGCACCTGTCAGGCTGGTCAGCCCATCGATCGTTGTCAGATTTTGCACCATATAGAAAAAGCACAACCTGCCTCACATCAATCACAGAAACGGAGGACATCGTGA
- a CDS encoding carboxymuconolactone decarboxylase family protein — protein MTRPNDTRFMELRRLSPQVTGGLLRMRQAAYRDGAVPAKHKLLTAMAISIAIRCEPCIRAYVRMAHEKGSTQEELIEFLEVAMTMQGCPGEEWALKAYAAYKESIGPETTSGAAGCCDHQTPSDTDEEVAP, from the coding sequence GTGACACGTCCGAACGACACACGGTTCATGGAATTGCGTCGCCTTAGTCCGCAAGTGACAGGCGGGTTGCTTCGCATGCGCCAGGCAGCCTATCGCGATGGGGCGGTTCCCGCCAAACATAAGCTCCTCACCGCGATGGCTATCTCCATCGCAATCCGATGCGAACCCTGCATTCGCGCCTATGTCCGGATGGCGCACGAGAAAGGGAGCACACAAGAAGAACTGATCGAATTCCTTGAGGTGGCCATGACCATGCAAGGTTGTCCCGGCGAGGAATGGGCGCTCAAAGCCTATGCCGCGTACAAGGAATCTATTGGTCCTGAGACGACTTCGGGTGCCGCAGGTTGCTGCGATCACCAAACGCCAAGCGATACCGATGAGGAGGTGGCCCCATGA
- a CDS encoding transposase, whose amino-acid sequence MMGTADPQPSMFYHINLAQYVTADHPMRKIRPLIDTVRIRQLCEPLYAETGRPSIPPEQLFLALLDGYLLGVTSERALVRELSGNLVLRWFVGLDLDQMPWEHSTFSQNRKRRFTESGLLERLFDETVALAITQKLVSHHTTLDGTLVQANASHKSFVPMEVWLKPEDYKQRIRSLDAGSEPDPDSGNPTVTFRGERRSNQTHVSTTDPDAKLANKGNGTAAMVGYTVNGLMENRHRLLLGINVESFRGPASETDGGRVLIDTFHKKHDLRIQTVGADKGYFAKPFLRALVRRRIWPHIATKTTGREAVHQRVRRLSRTVGYRLSQRARKKIEELWGEAKCWHGFRRFQRRGLLQVRDEAYLMGWLLNLKRLANVLQAPA is encoded by the coding sequence ATGATGGGCACAGCCGATCCGCAGCCGTCGATGTTCTATCACATCAATCTAGCGCAGTATGTGACCGCCGATCATCCGATGCGGAAGATCCGCCCGTTGATCGACACGGTGCGAATCCGGCAGCTCTGTGAGCCGCTCTATGCCGAGACCGGGCGGCCGTCCATTCCGCCCGAGCAACTGTTCCTGGCTCTCCTGGACGGGTATCTGCTGGGCGTGACCTCGGAACGGGCCTTGGTGCGCGAGCTGAGCGGGAACCTGGTGCTCCGCTGGTTTGTGGGTCTGGATTTAGATCAGATGCCGTGGGAGCACTCGACGTTCTCACAGAATCGGAAGCGGCGCTTTACCGAGAGTGGGCTGCTCGAACGGTTGTTTGATGAGACGGTCGCCTTGGCGATCACGCAGAAGCTAGTGTCGCATCATACGACACTCGATGGGACGCTGGTCCAGGCCAATGCCTCGCACAAGAGCTTTGTTCCGATGGAAGTATGGCTGAAGCCAGAGGACTATAAGCAACGGATTCGATCACTCGATGCGGGGTCGGAGCCGGACCCGGATTCGGGGAATCCCACGGTCACGTTTCGTGGGGAACGGCGCTCGAACCAGACGCATGTCTCCACGACGGATCCCGATGCCAAGTTGGCCAACAAAGGCAATGGGACCGCGGCCATGGTCGGCTACACCGTGAACGGCCTGATGGAGAATCGGCATCGGCTACTGCTGGGGATCAATGTCGAGTCGTTTCGAGGGCCGGCCTCCGAGACGGACGGCGGGCGGGTCTTGATTGATACTTTCCATAAGAAGCACGATCTTCGGATTCAGACCGTGGGCGCGGACAAGGGGTATTTTGCGAAGCCATTCCTGAGGGCTCTTGTGCGACGGCGGATCTGGCCGCACATTGCGACCAAAACCACCGGCCGGGAGGCTGTGCATCAGCGGGTGCGACGACTGAGCCGGACGGTGGGCTACCGCCTCTCGCAGCGGGCACGGAAGAAGATCGAAGAACTCTGGGGCGAGGCGAAATGCTGGCACGGCTTCCGGCGCTTTCAACGGCGAGGGCTCCTGCAGGTCCGAGACGAAGCCTATCTCATGGGCTGGTTGCTGAATCTGAAACGGCTGGCGAACGTACTCCAGGCACCGGCCTAA
- a CDS encoding DsrE family protein gives MSKVAIVVLADTDTHEGLGRVVNAMEAVKEFKDAHDDVQLIFDGAGPKWIPALEKPDHMAHGLYVAVKDRISGACDFCAGAFGVKDQVVACGVKLTGEYDGHPSFKTLVSQGYQVITF, from the coding sequence ATGTCCAAAGTTGCAATCGTGGTATTAGCCGACACAGACACGCATGAAGGGTTGGGTCGTGTGGTGAACGCGATGGAAGCCGTCAAAGAGTTCAAGGACGCCCACGACGACGTCCAACTCATTTTCGACGGCGCCGGGCCCAAGTGGATTCCGGCACTGGAAAAGCCCGATCACATGGCCCACGGGCTGTACGTGGCGGTGAAGGATCGAATCAGCGGAGCCTGCGACTTTTGCGCGGGCGCGTTCGGGGTGAAGGATCAGGTCGTGGCCTGCGGCGTGAAGCTGACGGGAGAATACGACGGTCATCCGAGCTTTAAAACACTCGTATCCCAGGGGTATCAGGTCATCACGTTCTAA